DNA sequence from the Terriglobia bacterium genome:
ACATCTTCAACTTCGACGGTTTTCTGGGCGACGTGATGACCGTGAACCTGGTCTTCAAGCCGTTCTTTGAAGTCGAGCGCCGCAAGTACCGATTCCGTATCCTCAATGCCGCAGTCTCGCGGTTCTTCCAGCTTCAGCTCAGTGACAACTCCACCATGATCCAGATTGCCAATGACGGCAACCTGCTGCCCACGGTGGCGCCGCAGACCCGGCTTGACCAACTGGGCATCGCCGAACGGTATGACATTGTCATTGACTTCTCCCGTTACAACGTCGGCGACAAAGTATGGATGGTCAACGTGCTGGCGCATGAGAACGGGGCCATTCCCGCCGGGGCGGTTTCGCTTTCGACGGCGCTGGCCGGGAATTCATCCGATCCTTGTGTCGGCAAGTTCCTGGAGTTCCGCATTGTGCGCAACCCAGCCACACCTGATGTCAGCCAGGTAGCAACGAACCTGATTCCCAACCCCGATCTTAGCAATGTTCCGATGAGCGCCACGCGGACGTTTGTCTTCGGTGACAGCGCCGACCAGACGTCCAGAAATCCCATCACCGCGTTCCGCGGCCCCTGGGGCATCGGAACCGACGGTGGCGACAAACTCAATGCGGACTTCGGCCGGGTCTCAGCGGCGCCAAAATTCGGCACCCGCGAAATCTGGACCCTGGTCAACGATGGCGGTGAGTGGGACCACCCGGTCCACATTCACTTTGAAGAAGGCCAGATCCTGGCCCGCAACGGCAGTTCCAAGAATGTGCCGCTGTGGGAAAAAGGCCGCAAAGACGTGTATCGTCTCCGGCCCGACGGCAGCGTGACTCTCACCATGCAGTTCCGTGATTTTGGCGGCATGTACATGGAGCACTGCCACAACACCGTGCATGAAGACAACGCCATGCTGTTGCGCTGGGAGATTGATAACGGAGGCGCGCCGTTTGTGGTGCCTCTGCCAACGCCCATTCCAACGCCGCAAGGCGTTACGTTCATTCCGCCGGACGAGGTCCTGAGGACCGCGTTTACCGGAGGCAACGGCGGTAGCTAACTCAAAACGAACTGGCGGAGCCGCTGCTCTTGAGTGCCATCGCGTTCCGATGGCAGCGCGTGGCGGCCCGCCGGCTCCATCGTCGCGGAACATCTGCGCACAAGACACGGTGCGAAGGGGGCATTCGTCAAATGCTTCGCAGGAATTCGATCATAGGCACTGTTGTGGTCATCGCCATGGCGATGTGGGGCGCCGTTCTGCCCGCCGCAGCGCTCGACAACTCCCGCTGGGGAGCAAACTATTTTCCCAACGTAGAACTCATTACCCAGGACGGCAACACCGTCCACTTTTATAACGACTTGATCCGCGGCAAGATGGTGGTGATTGATCTGATCTATACCCACTGCGTGGACGCCTGCCCGCTGGAGACCGCCCGTCTGGCGCAGGTGCAGCGTATGCTGGGCGACCGCGTCGGCAAAGACATTTTCTTTTATTCCATCACCATCGACCCCAAGCGCGATACACCCCAAGTGCTGAAGGAATACGCGGAGAAGTACCACGCCGGCCCCGGCTGGCTCTTTCTCACTGGCAAAACGGCCGACATCGAACTCATCAGCAAGAAGCTAGGGCTCTACTCCAATCCCAACAGCAGCCGCGACGGCCACACGCCCGCCGTCCTTCTGGGAAATGAGGCGACCGGCCAGTGGATGCGGAACTCGGCCACCGACAACCCGCGGTTTTTGGCCATCATGATCGGTGACTGGCTGAACAGCTGGAAGAATGCCAAGCCGCAAACCGCGGAAACAAATTATGCGCAGGCCACGCCGCTGGTGATCCAGGACCAGGGGCAGTACATTTTCTCCACGCACTGCGCGGCCTGCCACAGCATCGGCCAAGGCGACAAGATTGGCCCGGACCTGCTGGGCGTGGCCACTCTCCGCGAGCGCGGCTGGCTCATGCGCTTCATCCAGACTCCCGACAAAATGCTGGCGGAGAACGACCCCATCGCGGTGGAGTTGTTTGCCAGGTATAAGCAGGTGAACATGCCCAACTTGCGCCTGGGCGAATCCGAATCGGCGGTCTTGATCAAGTTCATTGCTGCGCGAACCGCGGAAATCCAGCAAGAACGACCAGCCAGTGGGAAACCGTCAACGAATAAAACCGAACCCGCTGTGAGCAACCAGTAAACCCTCCATCAGCTTTCCGCGCCGCCCTTTGGTCCGCGCCACGGCGGCAAAGTATCCAGCCGCAGCAACTGCTTCCGCATGAGCCGGCGGGCCCGATGCAGCCGCGTGTGCGCGGTGTCCAATTTGATCCCCAGCCGCGCCGCCACGTCGGGCATGCGCAGATGGTGGAGCTCGCGCAGCACGAACACCTGGCGGTACATCTCATCCAGCGCGTCCAGCGCCGTCTCCAAGGTTTGGTGAAACTCCTTGCGCTCCAGCGCTTGCGCTGGAGATTCTCCAGGGTGGGCAAATTGTTCAATGAAATCTTCCGGGCCCTCATGCTGCGGGCCTGGCGGCACCGAATGAAGATACTTGCGGTTTTTGCGGACGCATTTGAGGGCCTCATTGGTGGCGATCTGCAACAGCCACGCCTTGAAGCTCTGCCCGGGATGAAACTGTTCCGCGTGGGACAGCACTTTCAACAGTGATTCCTGCAGCACCTCTTCCGCGTCCGCTTGGTTGCGCAGGATGGAACGGACCGTATTGCGCAAACTCCGCATATAAGGAGAAACCAGCTGCAGCAGAGATTCGCCGTCTCCGGCTTGCAGGTTGCGGACCAGCAATACTTCTTCGCGCTGGAACCCAGTCTCTATTCCACCGGAAATTTCCCGCGACCACACAGGATGGACCTTGATGGCCTGATCGCGATAGAGAAGCATTACGGGATGCCCCGGCGCAAGCGCAGGCGGCCCGTGCCGTATGCGAAATCCGCAGGCGCTGACGTCCATCAACTGCCCCGCCATCTTAAGTTCAAGATGGTCCACCGAAAGAACAACACTTGCGCAGACAGCCTGGCGTACCTCCGCCCTGCTGTCTGGGCTGGCACCCGGAGTCATACCAACCTCTCATGACAGTTAAGCGAATTCGAAGTTTTTGTCTGCCGTTGGTGGCTGTAGATCCGTCAGGGGTGCTGACAGCCGCGAACGGAAACTTGCTTCCCGATCACAGCCTTGCAGCAGTCGATCCAGGAAATACGGCCCCGCCAACACGGGCGCCGCTGCTTTTTGTTGCCGGGCATTTTACCCGCAAACCTTGCTTCCCGTGCCTGTTTTTGTGCAAAAGTTTGCAGCTTGCGTGCCCGGTTCGACTTGCCTAGTGGTTGATTGTTGCCCACCGAAGTAACCCGGCGAAAGCACTTAGAAGGCTAATCGCTTAGCATTTTCAACAGATTACAGACTCTATCCTCGCCGCCTCAGCGGCCTTCCGGATGGGCTTACTTAAGTCACCTGTCCCCTCTATCACCAGGGTGCTATAAACGCCACCATAGCTAGTTTTCCGGAAGGGGACAGAAATTCCCCCTTTGAGAGTGTGCAGGTATGATGGATTCTAAACAGTCGAAGCTTTTGAGCATACGGTTTGCCCGGTCTTTGCAGACGCTCATCAAGATGGTCAACATGTTTTCCGCCGACCATAAGAGCGCGGCTGGCTTGTTGCATCGGAGTTATGAATTTCTCAATCCGTTGCTCAAGCAGTCGAAGTGTCTGACGCTGGGATTTATTGACCAGCGCGTTCTCCTCAATAACATCCTCACCAACGAAGAAGGCCTCAAGCCGCTGGAAAATGAATTCCTGCGCCGGGGCATCGGTGCTGTCACGTTTGAGGCCGGTATTACCCTGGCTGCGTATCGCGCCGGCATCGCCACTATTGGGGCGAATCCCAAGGCGATTGAGGAGGCCGGCGGGCTGGGTCCGTTCCTGGAGACAAAGCA
Encoded proteins:
- a CDS encoding SCO family protein, producing MLRRNSIIGTVVVIAMAMWGAVLPAAALDNSRWGANYFPNVELITQDGNTVHFYNDLIRGKMVVIDLIYTHCVDACPLETARLAQVQRMLGDRVGKDIFFYSITIDPKRDTPQVLKEYAEKYHAGPGWLFLTGKTADIELISKKLGLYSNPNSSRDGHTPAVLLGNEATGQWMRNSATDNPRFLAIMIGDWLNSWKNAKPQTAETNYAQATPLVIQDQGQYIFSTHCAACHSIGQGDKIGPDLLGVATLRERGWLMRFIQTPDKMLAENDPIAVELFARYKQVNMPNLRLGESESAVLIKFIAARTAEIQQERPASGKPSTNKTEPAVSNQ
- a CDS encoding sigma-70 family RNA polymerase sigma factor, producing the protein MDHLELKMAGQLMDVSACGFRIRHGPPALAPGHPVMLLYRDQAIKVHPVWSREISGGIETGFQREEVLLVRNLQAGDGESLLQLVSPYMRSLRNTVRSILRNQADAEEVLQESLLKVLSHAEQFHPGQSFKAWLLQIATNEALKCVRKNRKYLHSVPPGPQHEGPEDFIEQFAHPGESPAQALERKEFHQTLETALDALDEMYRQVFVLRELHHLRMPDVAARLGIKLDTAHTRLHRARRLMRKQLLRLDTLPPWRGPKGGAES